The genomic DNA CCTCCGGCATCCAGGCGGACCTGAAGACGTTCACCGCCCTGGGCGTCTACGGGGCCGGTGCGGTCACCATGGTCTCCGCGGTGAACACGCATGAGCTCACGGGGATCCACTATCTCCCGGGCGACGTGGTCCGCAGCCAGATCGACGCCGTCGCCGCGGACCTGCTGCTGGACGTCACCAAGATCGGCGCCCTGGGCAGTGCCGCCGTGGTCGAGGCGGTCGCCGGGGCGGTGCGCGAGCACCGGGGGCACCTGGGACGTCTGGTCCTCGATCCGGTGATGGTCTCCAGCGACGGGACGCCGCTGATCTCCGCCGAGGGTGCCCGGGCGCTGCGCGAGGACCTGGTGCCGCTGGTCGACCTGCTGACGCCGAACCTGGCCGAGGCCGCCCAGCTGCTGGGCAGGCCGCTGGCCACCTCGATCGACGAGATGCGGGAGCAGGCGCTCGCGCTGCAGGCGCTGGGCCCGTCCGCGGTGCTGGTCACCGGGGGACGGCTGGAGGCCGAGGACGCGGTCGACGTACTGGTCCATCCCGGCGGCACAGATCTGCTGCGCGCGGACCGGGTGCCGGGGCGGCACGTGCGCGGGGCCGGGGCGACGCTGTCGGCCGCGATCGCCGCGCAGCTGGCCCGCATCGAGGAGTTCGGGCGCGCCGGGGAGCTGGGCGAGATCGGCGAGAAGGGGGCCGACGACGACCTGGTCACGATCGTCGCCTCGGCCCGTGAGTTCCTCGCCAGCGCGATCGAGAACGCCGGGGAGTGGAAGGTCTCCCGCGACGGCGGCGGGTACCGCCCCCTCAACCACCTCATCACCCTCGACAAGAAGTAGAGGCCGGCACACCGCTCAGCGGGACAGCATCCCCAGGTGCTCCTTGAG from Brachybacterium sacelli includes the following:
- the thiD gene encoding bifunctional hydroxymethylpyrimidine kinase/phosphomethylpyrimidine kinase; this translates as MRPPLVLTIAGSDADGASGIQADLKTFTALGVYGAGAVTMVSAVNTHELTGIHYLPGDVVRSQIDAVAADLLLDVTKIGALGSAAVVEAVAGAVREHRGHLGRLVLDPVMVSSDGTPLISAEGARALREDLVPLVDLLTPNLAEAAQLLGRPLATSIDEMREQALALQALGPSAVLVTGGRLEAEDAVDVLVHPGGTDLLRADRVPGRHVRGAGATLSAAIAAQLARIEEFGRAGELGEIGEKGADDDLVTIVASAREFLASAIENAGEWKVSRDGGGYRPLNHLITLDKK